The Halovivax ruber XH-70 genome includes the window CTCGGCCCCCAATCCCCGAAAACGAAGCTCTGCGACGGATAGCGATACGACTCTCTAAACCAGCGGCGTGCGAGACCTTTTTGTCTCGGAGGTGTCTTCCGGAACATGGCAACCAAATCGCGCAGCGGTTTGGAAGCCAAGCGTCTCGGGTGGTGCAACACCCGGGACATTTCTAACGCAGTCCCCTGCGACGGATGGAGACGCTGGCTTCCAGCGTGGGCTACGTGCTGCTGGCAAATATAATTGTTGGAGGGGATAGAAATCTAATAACTTGGTGCTGGAGTGGAATCCTCTCTGTGACTTTGGATCTTCGCCCCATTACCATTTTAGATAGTTGTGCAAAACGCCACATGGCCCTTCGATGCCCTTCATCGAGCCTCTATCGGAACGACCCCAAACACTCTTTACTGTTTCTCTGTAAACTGTAATCAGACACAACGCCATGTCGCGCACCTCGAACCGGACCGACGGCGATATCGTCCGCGACTTCCTCTCGGTCGCGGACCTCCTCGAAGAGCCGCCGCTGGCTCGGCTGTACGCGTACTTCGCTCGTGAGGGTGAAGCAACCGTCCAGGACGCACTGACGGCGCTCGATCTCGCACAGGGGACGGCCTACACCTACGTCAATCGGCTCGTCGACGCCGGTGTGGTCGAGGTGGCTGACGACGAACAGCCACGTCACTATGCGGCCCGCGAGATCGACCTGACCGTGACGGCGGCCGACGATCGCACGTACACGATCACGCCGTCGCTGGTCGACGCCGTCGGTCGCCGCGAGACCGACGACGATATCGACGTCTACATCGACCGCCACGGGGTCGCCGGCCTCGCGAC containing:
- a CDS encoding DUF7437 domain-containing protein; protein product: MSRTSNRTDGDIVRDFLSVADLLEEPPLARLYAYFAREGEATVQDALTALDLAQGTAYTYVNRLVDAGVVEVADDEQPRHYAAREIDLTVTAADDRTYTITPSLVDAVGRRETDDDIDVYIDRHGVAGLATALSYAVARERGNVTHRLMAQDLDISPLAAELVLQALRPIVHEHYGIEDSGASIDALDVDDRDAADHA